CTTGGGCTCGCCTTCTTTCTGATCGTTGTCATTCTGGTGCCTTTCGGCGTCGGCCCGGAACGCGAGGTGCTGACACGGATCGCGCCGGGAATTCTGTGGGTGGCATCCTTGTTGGCGGCCTTGCTGTCGCTTGATCGGATCTTTGCGCTGGATTTCGAAGACGGGTCGCTGGCGCTTTTGGCGACGGCACCGCTGCCGCTAGAGGGGACGGCGTTGGTGAAGGCGCTTGCGCATTGGATCACAACCGGCCTGCCGCTCACCATTGCAGCCCCTGCATTTGGCTTTTTGCTGAACCTTGCGACTGAGGCTTATGTCTATCTTTTCATCTCGCTTGCGCTTGGCACGCCGGCCCTGTCGGTCATCGGCACGTTCGGGGCTGGTCTGACGATCGGTTTGCGGCGCGGCGGCTTGCTGCTTTCATTGCTTGTGCTTCCGCTTTATGTCCCGACGCTTATCTTCGGGGCGACTGCCGTGCAGCGTGGGGCGGCCGGGCTTGATGCGTCCACGCCGATGATCATGCTGGCCGGAATTACGGCTGGCGTGCTTGCCTTCATGCCTTTTGCCACAGCGGCCACCTTACGCATCAATCTGCGGTGATCGGGGATTGAGGGGCAGGGACGCAGGGGATAGATAAGCGCAATGTCGATATGGGAATATGCAAATCCGAAGAAGTTTCTGGACTGGACAGGTCCAGTTGTTCCGTGGGCGTCCGGACTAGCAGCCTTGTGTATTTGCACCGGTTTGATCTGGGGTTTCTTTTTCACGCCTGACGATTTCCGCCAGGGATCGACCGTCAAGATCATTTACCTGCACGTGCCAAGCGCATTTCTGGCGATCAATGCGTGGTTCATGATGGTGGTCACATCTATCATCTGGCTGGTCCGCCGGCACCATGTTTCCGCACTGGCCGCAAAGGCTGCGGCCCCGATTGGTGTGACCATGACCGTCATGGCGCTTGTCACCGGCGCGATATGGGGCAGCCCGATGTGGGGCACATACTGGGCATGGGATCCGCGGCTGACGTCGTTCCTTGTGCTGTTCGTGTTTTACATCGCCTATCTAGCGCTTTGGGCTGCGATCGAAGATCCCGATACTGCTGCCGATCTGACAAGTGTTTTTGCGATTGTCGGATCGGTCTTTGCGTTTCTGTCGCGCTATGCGGTGAATTTCTGGAATCAGGGGCTGCATCAGGGCGCATCGCTTTCGCTGGACAAGGAAGAAAACGTCGCTGACGTCTTCTACTTTCCGTTGCTTGTGTCACTTGCAGGTTTCACACTTTTGTTCATCGCCCTCGTTCTGGTGGGCACCCGCACGGAAATTCGGGCGCGCCGCACGCGCGCGCTGCAAGCGCGGAGGGCATGATGCCTGATCTGGGGAAATACGCCACCGAAGTGCTGCTGGCCTATGGCATCAGTAT
The sequence above is drawn from the Cognatiyoonia koreensis genome and encodes:
- the ccmC gene encoding heme ABC transporter permease CcmC — translated: MSIWEYANPKKFLDWTGPVVPWASGLAALCICTGLIWGFFFTPDDFRQGSTVKIIYLHVPSAFLAINAWFMMVVTSIIWLVRRHHVSALAAKAAAPIGVTMTVMALVTGAIWGSPMWGTYWAWDPRLTSFLVLFVFYIAYLALWAAIEDPDTAADLTSVFAIVGSVFAFLSRYAVNFWNQGLHQGASLSLDKEENVADVFYFPLLVSLAGFTLLFIALVLVGTRTEIRARRTRALQARRA
- the ccmB gene encoding heme exporter protein CcmB, whose translation is MKALLVRDLRLAIRAGGGFGLGLAFFLIVVILVPFGVGPEREVLTRIAPGILWVASLLAALLSLDRIFALDFEDGSLALLATAPLPLEGTALVKALAHWITTGLPLTIAAPAFGFLLNLATEAYVYLFISLALGTPALSVIGTFGAGLTIGLRRGGLLLSLLVLPLYVPTLIFGATAVQRGAAGLDASTPMIMLAGITAGVLAFMPFATAATLRINLR